One Desulfosoma caldarium genomic window, GTGGCCATCGGCGCCGCCACGGATCAACAGTTCCAAGGGCTGTGCCAAGCCATGGGCAAGCCGGAACTGGCCCAGGATTCCCGGTTTGCCACCCACCTGGAGCGGCTCAAGGAGGAAAACGCTGTGGAGCTTCTTGCGCTCATTCGAGGCTGGGCGGCGACCAAGACCTACGAAGAAATTGACCGATTGGCCTGCCAATACGGCTTCGGCGCACACAAAGTGGCCAACGGCAAGGATCACTTTGAAGACGAACACCTGCGCCGACGCCATTTTACCTACTACGTGGATGATCCAATCTACGGAGAATTGTACGAGGAAGGCATTGCCCCGAAGCTTTCGGAAACCCCGGGTCGCATCAAATGGGCCGGTAAACCTGTGGGCTTTGACAACGAATACGTTCTCAAACGCTTTCTCGGGCTCAAGACAAAAAAGATCAAGCACCTCAAGGAAAATAACATTATCGGCAAGTGGGTGGACGTGCCTCCCGGCCGTAAACCTCCTCAGAACTGGGACGGCAAATCGGGGGTTCTTTTAGTTTAGGCATTGACGGCGCTGTGGTGAGCGAAGAACAACTCTGTGAAGGCAGGGAGGAGATCGATGCATACGGAGAAGGAAAAGAGTTGGGGTGATTGGATTCGTGAACTGGATGATCCGGCAAAGAACCGTGAAAAGCCCGAGGCGCTGGATCACATCACGGTGTTGGATGTGAGTTATGCCAACATGGCCGGATGTTTTTGCACGTCTACCTTGGCTGAGTTCGGAGCCAACGTCATTCGCATTGAACCGCCCGGCGGAGATCCGGCTCGTACCTTCAGCCCGTGGGGTTATCTCCACATGGGAACCGGCTTGGGATATTTGAATGAAGGGCGCAACAAGTTTCACGTGACCTTAAACCTGGAAACGGAAGAAGGTCAGGAAATCTTTCGAAAACTGGCCAAGCGGGCCGATGTGGTGGTGGAAACCTTTCTGCCCGGCACTATGGATGCCTGGGGTATTGGGTATCGGCAGCTCAAAGAACTGAACCCTGGCCTTATCTATTGCGCTTTGTACACCTACGGTCAGTTCGGCCCAAAGGCCGCCTGCGGCAAGGCCGATGTGGACGTGGTGGACCAGGCCTATTCTGGGGTGGTGTCCGTCAGCGGCGAGCCGCCTGATGATCCTCAAAATCCAAAGCCTTCGGAAGTGCCGACCAAGCAAGGGAACTGGATGGGATGGTATGCCGGAGGGGCGTGGGCGTCTGTGGCCATCCTCGCGGCGCTACACTACCGAGTCCAGTCCAACAAAGGCCAGTTCATCGATGTGTCGCCGGCGGAAGCCTATGGTCGGTGCATCAACTACGGTATTAATTATTACTATGGGTTTAAGGATACCATTCCGCGAGTGGGCAATTACGACGTGGGCGTGTTTCCCTATACGTATTTTAAGTGCAAAGACGGTTTTGCCTTTTTGTCCGGTTTTGCCGATCCCAATTGGAAGGCGCTTTGCACCATCATTAACCGGCCTGATCTGCATGAGAAATATCCCACCATCTTTGAGCGCCTCAATGTGGACAACATGAAGGTCATGTATAAGGAAATCGAAAAATGGACCATGGAACACACCTATGACGAGATTTTCGATGCCGTCATGGACTACAACAAAAACATTGGGCAAGGCGTGGTGGTCCCCGGCCGCATTGCTTCGCCCATGGACACCATGAAGGCGGAAAACTGGTGGGTGCGCATGGCCCTGGAAACCATCGACGACCCGCACTACGGCGAGGTGACCATCGCCAATCATGCGCACAAGATGACGGAGACGCCGCCGAGAGTCAAATGGGTCTGCCGGCCCGTAGGCGCCGACAACTACTACGTCTATGCCAGAATGCTTGGCTACGGTCCGAAGCGGATCGAAGAGCTCAAGGAAAAAAGTGTCATCTGATTATGAACCCGCTTGATGAAGCAAAGAAAAAGGCCACGATGTGGCCTTTTTCTTTGTGGAAGCGACAGCGATGATTCCACCAAAGGAATTTCTTAGAAAAATCAAGCCATTTTCCTTTCTTCCGGAGGAACAATTGGCCGCTCTGACGGGCAGTCTGGATGTGGCCATGTACGCGGCGGGTAAGGTGGTATGCGCCAAAGATGAGGTGTCACCTTCGGTTTTTCTCGTCTTTTCAGGGCTTGTGGGCCTGTACGACGGTGACGAACTGGTGGATCTCGTCTCCAAGGGAGAAATTTTCGGCCTTCTCTCGGCGATCCACCATAGCCCGTCCTATTACGAAGCGCGCGCTCTGGAAGATACCATCTGTTACCTCATTGATGCCGAAGCCTTTGAAAAGGTCTATCGATCGCACAGTGCCTTTGCGTCCTTTTTCACCACATTTATTGAACGGCGTTTTCGCTCCTTTGCGCAACTGGCTCGCGAACAGGAATCCCTGCGGGACGGCGCCACGGCGGTCCTGGTGGAAACCGTGGTGAGCAAGTCGCCGGTGACCTGCGCTCCCGACCAGTCCGTTGGGGAAGCCGTCGGCATCATGGATGCCCACGGCGTGGGGTCTGTTGTGGTCACGGAGGGTGGCCGGCCTCTGGGCATTCTCACGAACCGGGACATGCGCCGCGTGCTGTTGCAGGGAAACCGAAACAGTGCTGTCAAGGACTTCATGTCGGCGCCGGTCATCACGGTGGATCGTCGAGCTTCGGTGCTGGAGGCGTACACCACGCTGTTGCGCACCGGCATCGACCACTTGGTGGTGACGGACCAGGATCGCGTGCATGGCGTCATCACCAGCAAGGATGTGCTGGCGCAGCTGGAACCGTCCTCATCCATTCTGGCCCTGTATCGAAAGATTCTCAAAGCTGTAGACCTGGAAGAGCTCAAGAGTGCCTTTCACGCCATTCGTGTGGCCGTTTCTGAAATGGCTTTAAAAGGCAGCCACTTTGACCAGCTCTCCCGCATGATCACTTCCGTCTACGACACCGTGGTGGTTCGTGTCATCCAAAGGCATATACCCCAAAAGGATGTTCAGGATTTCGTGTGGGTGCATGTGGGCAGCTCAGGCCGAAAAGAACAGATATTTACCACGGATCAGGACAGCGCCATCATCTGCGCAGCGGCGGGCCCGTGTGTGAACGTCACCGAAGACATCACGCGCACTTTGGAACAGATCGGCATTCCGCGATGCCCTGCGGACTATATGGCGTCGAACCCGCGATGGCACCTGAGTCTCGATGCTTGGAAGGAACATTTTCGGCGATGGTTTGCAGAACCCATTCCCGACCATGTTCGGTATCTGACGGTTTTTCTGGATTTGAGAGCGGTTTACGGCAACGGGGAAATGCTCGCCCAACTCATCGAGGCCATTCAAGAGTCCGTCACCAATCAGGCGGTGCGTTTTCTCGCCTATGATGCGGCCTTGCATGAGCCGCCCATCGGCATTTTCGGCATCAAGCATCGAGATCGAGACATGGATATCAAGCGCTATGGCCTATATCCCATTGCCAACGGGGTTCGCGTCATGATTGTGGCCAACCGCATGCTGCGCATCACCAACACCAGGGAACGCATCGAAGCGTTGCGGGATGCCGGCGTGATGGGCAAGGAAACCGCCGGGGATCTTTTGGAAGCCTATGCCTTTCTTCAGGATCTTAGGCTCAGACATCAGGCGCGAGCCAAGAAGCACGGAAGCCCGGAAACCAACCTGATTAGGCCGGAACATTTGGACAAAATGGATCTTCTGGTTTTGAAAGAATCACTTAAGGTGGTGGCCTCTTTTCAAAAGAATCTCAAAGCCCTTTACGGTGTGGATCGAGGGCTTTGATGCTTTTGACGGAAGCGACTTTTGTGTCCGTGGATTTGGAGACCACGGGGCTGGATGTGCGCCACGACGACATCATCGCCGTGGCCTTGGTGCCCATGGAAGGCCTAAAGATTCGTGTACGGTATGCCTATTACACCCTGGTCAAGCCTCGCACTTATCGGCTCAAGACCATGAAAGTCCATGGCATCGCCCAGGACGCCCTGCAACATGCGCCGGCCTTTGAAGAGATTGCTGAAGAGCTCATTGACCGGTGCGACGGTTTTTTGTTGGGGCATTGCGTGCATATCGATTACCAGTTTCTTCGGCGCGCCTTCAAGGAGGTTGGTCTGTCTTTTAAGCGCGAGCTAGTGGACATTGCCGAAGTGGAAAAGTGGATCGGCCAGAAAACGTCCCATCGGCCAAGCTGTGACGAACTGAGCCTGGATGCTCTGATCAGCCGTTATGGCCTAAGGGAACACTACCGCCATCACGCCTTGGCCGACGCTTTTTTTGCCGCCCAGATTTTCCAGATTCAGATGACGCGCCACGGCGTGCTTCATCTGGAACAGCTGCTCGACCAAATCAAGAACCTAAAAGTTTGCGACACCCCGTTTTTGGTCTAAGAAATTGTCCGAGCATGCGCTTTCTTTTGAAGTCGGTAGGAGTGTTGCAAAGTTCGATGAAGTTTTGAGGTTTCTGGCGCAGCCACAAAAGCGGCGTGCCCGCGGATGGGTTTGGGGCCATGACGTGCTGCCCTCTATTGAAGATGGCCGGGCGGGCTGCAGGTGTGGAGCCAGGGGCGCGTTTGCCAACTGGCGGCGGGCCGGTGAGGAAAATGGGCTTTATGATCGTGATGCTATGTGCTAGTCAAAGAAGGCTCTCCAGGAAAGTCGTCGATAGGTGGGCCCTGGGGCTATGAATCAAGGACAGATGGACCAAAGAATCAAAGGAGGAGGCGGATGATGAAAAGATGGTCGATGGTTGTGGGACTTGTCGTGGTGTTTGTTGGGGCGATGGCCTGGCACGGATGGACGGCGGACATCGAATTGGCCAAGAAGTCCACGCTGGAGGAGATTCTCAAGCGAGGCGAGCTTCGCGTGGGGTTTGAGGCGGGCTACATGCCTTTTGAAATGACGGACAAAAAAGGCAATTTCGTGGGTTTTGACATCGACATGGCCAAAGAGATGGCCAAGGCCATGGGTGTGAAGTTCGTTCCCGTGAACACGGCCTGGGACGGGATTATTCCCTCGCTCATTACGGGCAAGTTCGACATCATCATGAGCGGCATGACGGTCACGCAGGAACGAAACCTGAAAGTGAACTTTGCCGATCCTTACATCATCGTCGGCCAAACCATCCTCTTGAACAAGAGACATGAAGGCTCGGTGGCGTCTTACAAGGACCTGAATGACCCTAAATACATCGTGACCTCCAAGCTGGGCACCACGGGCGAACAGGCCGTCAAACGATTGATTCCCAAATGCACCTACAAGTCTTTTGAGACGGAAACGGAGGCCGCCCTGGAAGTGGTCAACGGCAAGGCGGATGCTTTTGTCTACGACCTGCCTTTTTGCGTGGTGTTCCTGGCGCAGCAAGGGGCAGGAAAGCTGGTCTTTTTGGACAAGCCTTTTACCTATGAACCTCTGGCGTGGGCCATCAACAAGGGAGATCCCGATTTTCTGAACTGGCTGAACAACTTCCTGCGCCAGGTGAAAAATGACGGCCGCTACGATCAAATCTACAACAAGTGGATCAAGAGCACCGAATGGATTCAGGATGTAGCCCAGTAGCCGGAGAAGCTTCCTAATTGACGGGCAGCGGCTGAGGATAGTGGCTCATGGCACGAGTGTCGCAAAACATGACTCGAGTGGCTTACGCCTTTTGGGTCATGGTATTTTTTGTAATGGTTTTCGGATTGGTGGGGATTCTCTACTACGCCACGCAAAAAGTGGACTACGTGTGGCGCTGGTATCGCGTGCCCCAATACTTTTACTACAAGGAAAAAATCGAAGTTCGTTCGGAAATTCAGGGCCGCGTTGAGGAAATCGCCAGCACCGGAGATACCGCGCGCCTTCGTGTGGCCGGGGACGGAGAATCGGCCCAGTACACGGTTCCGGTTCAGGGACTGCGCGTGGATGCGGGAGACACGGTCTACCCTGGTGATGTACTGGGTGTGTTTCATCGGTGGAAAGTGGGCATTCTCTTGCAAGGCCTGTGGCTGACCCTCAAGGTCAGCCTGATTTCCATCCTGCTGGGTACACTCATCGGGCTGGTCGTCGGCCTGGCGCGCATTTCTGCCAACCCCGCCCTTAGGTGGTCGGCCGTGACCTACGTGGAGATCATTCGAGGTTCCCCGCTGCTCGTCCAAATTTTTATCTGGTACTTTGTTCTTGGCACCGTGATCAACACGCTTTTGGCCAAGAACGGCCTCGAACAGTTGCCGCCCATTTGGTACGGCGTGGCCTCGCTGGCCTTCTTTTGCGGAGCCTATGTGGCGGAAATCGTCCGGGCCGGAATTCAATCCATACACCGAGGCCAAATGGAAGCGGCGCGGTCCTTGGGCATGAGTTACCCTCAAGCCATGCGCCACGTGATTTTGCCTCAGGCTTTGCGACGCATTCTGCCCCCTTTGGCCGGCCAGTTCATTAGCCTCATTAAGGACTCTTCGCTTCTGGGCATCATTGCCATTCGGGAGCTGACCAAGGCGACCCGCGAAGTGGTCACGACGAGCCTTCAGCCCTTTGAGCTGTGGTTCATGTGCGCTTTGCTCTATCTGGTGATGACCTTCGGGCTGTCCATGTTTGTTCAGTACTTGGAAAGGAGGACAGCGGTTTCGTGATCACGGTCGACAACGTTTCCAAGACATTTCATGTTCCCCATGAGGTCAAAGCCCTGCGGAATGTCTCCTGCCAGGTGACCAAGGGGGAGGTGGTGGTGATCATCGGCCCCTCGGGGTCGGGCAAGAGCACGCTGCTTCGGTGTCTGAACCGCTTGGAACATGCGGACACAGGCCACATTTACATCGACGGCGTGGATATTTTGGACCGCAAGACCAATATCAACAAGGTGCGGGCGGAAGTGGGCATGGTGTTTCAGTCCTTCAACCTGTTTCCTCACAAGACCGTACTGGAAAATGTCACCTTGGCCCAAATGGTGGTGCGAAAAAGGTCCCAAAAAGACGCTGTGTCCAAAGCCATGGCGCTGTTGCAGAAGGTGGGCATACCCGATAAGGCGTCGGTCTATCCGGATCGCTTGTCCGGAGGGCAGCAGCAGCGGGTGGCCATCGCCCGAGCCCTGGCCATGGATCCCAAGATCATGCTCTTTGATGAACCCACCTCGGCCCTGGACCCCGAAATGATCGGGGAGGTGCTCGACGTCATGAAAACCCTGGCTCGAGAAGGCATGACCATGGTGGTGGTCACGCATGAGATGGGGTTTGCTCGAGAAGTGGCCGATCGCGTTCTTTTCATGGACCAAGGGTGCATCGTGGAAGAGGGCACTCCGGAGCATTTCTTTACCAACCCGACCCATCAGCGAACCAAGCTTTTTTTGAGCCAAATCCTGTGAGTGCCGCGGGAAGGATAAGGGGATGGAAAAGCATCTTCTGATCACCGTCAGCGATGAAATGTCCCATCTTTGTGGCGTGCGATTTGTGGCGAATTTTTTCAAACAAAAGAAGGCCTTTCGCCTGACCCTTCTTTACGTGGCTTCCACGCAGCCGACGGGCGATTGGAAGGCCGACAGGCCTCGATCCAAGGCGAAAATTCCTGCGGAAACACAAGCGCGAGGGCAAAAGGCATTGGACCGCAGTGCCGAAATCCTTATGGAAGCAGGATTTGACGAAGCCCAGATTCAGTCCAAACTGATTCCCAAGGAAATGGAAACGGTCAAAGAAATCGTCATGGAGGCGCGACGAGGCTGCTACGACGCTGTGGTTCTCGGGCGCCGAGGCTATGCCGCATTTGCCGGCGTGTTTTCCACGAGTGTCAGCACGGAAGTGCTTCGCCAGCCTTTGCCCTGCCCTCTCTGGATCTGCCGAAATCCGGGTTCGGAACATGAACGCGTGGTTCTGTGCGTGGATGATGCCGAGGCCAGCATGCGAATCACCGATCACGTCGGCTTCATGCTTCGTGATGAAGAACATCGTGTGTGTCTTTTTCACGTGATAACGGATCGAGCGCAGCAGACTCGAGACATCATCGACAAGGCCACCAAGGTGCTTGAAGACAACGGCGTGGCTTCCCAACGCATCGACCGGAAAATTATGGTTTCGCAAAACGTGGCGGAAGCCATCATGGATGACCACCGAGAATCACCCGCTTCCGTGATCGCCATGGGCCATGAACACGAAGGAAGTCATGGATTTTTCGGCGGGATCTTTTCCAGCTCCGTCTGCTCCGGCGTGCTCAAGCGCTTTGAAAACGGAGCCCTGTGGATATCCAAATAACAAGGGTTTATCGCGGCGCGCCCACGCTCGGAAACGGCTCTTTTACGCGAGCCGAAAACGCTCTCGAAGCCTTTGGCTCAAGGTTCGAGTGGCCTCAAAAGCCTTTTCCACGGTCTGGGTTCCGTCGGGATTCACCAGGCAACAGGTTGCCGGAGACAGGAGACTTCGCGCCACCAATGCATCTCGGTCGATACCTTTTTGAGCCAGTTGGTTCCACAGCCCCAACAGCCGGGATTCCAGAGACTCCACAGACTCGGCTTCAAAAGGTTCCACGTTGGTGGGAACCATGCCCCATATCAGAATGCCTCCGCGGTCTAAAAACCGGCGAATGGCTCCGCTGTAAGACACGAAAATTTCCCCGTTGCTGTACATGTCCAGGGACAAAACGTCCAGATCCAGGTTCAGCAGAAAGTCCCAGTCGGGATTGCCGCACAGGTGAATGCCTCGCGGCCTCTCAATCATGGCAAAAAAAGCTTCCATGTCGCTGCGGGCGCTCAGGTGATTGTAGCCGCTCAGGGCGCTGAAAATAAACTGCAGACCCGGCTCGTCCACAAACATGAAGGCGTTGGGGTGAAGGGTCTTGAGGCGTCGAAGCTGCACATTGACCCGCTGCGCCATGAATTCAAAAAGAAACGGGCGCACCGTATCGTTGAAGAGAATGGGGCGTTCCGCTTCGTCCTGTACATTGAAACCAAAGCTCACGGGCCCTTCCAACTGCCCTCGAATGGCCGGCCGGTCGGAAAAGTCCATCTGCAGAAACTGATGATACACGGCGGAGTATTCCGGGCTGATGTCGAACAGGCTTAGGTCGTCAAAACGGCTGAGAACGTCCGGAAGTTCCTCAATGAA contains:
- a CDS encoding CaiB/BaiF CoA transferase family protein is translated as MHTEKEKSWGDWIRELDDPAKNREKPEALDHITVLDVSYANMAGCFCTSTLAEFGANVIRIEPPGGDPARTFSPWGYLHMGTGLGYLNEGRNKFHVTLNLETEEGQEIFRKLAKRADVVVETFLPGTMDAWGIGYRQLKELNPGLIYCALYTYGQFGPKAACGKADVDVVDQAYSGVVSVSGEPPDDPQNPKPSEVPTKQGNWMGWYAGGAWASVAILAALHYRVQSNKGQFIDVSPAEAYGRCINYGINYYYGFKDTIPRVGNYDVGVFPYTYFKCKDGFAFLSGFADPNWKALCTIINRPDLHEKYPTIFERLNVDNMKVMYKEIEKWTMEHTYDEIFDAVMDYNKNIGQGVVVPGRIASPMDTMKAENWWVRMALETIDDPHYGEVTIANHAHKMTETPPRVKWVCRPVGADNYYVYARMLGYGPKRIEELKEKSVI
- a CDS encoding putative nucleotidyltransferase substrate binding domain-containing protein — protein: MIPPKEFLRKIKPFSFLPEEQLAALTGSLDVAMYAAGKVVCAKDEVSPSVFLVFSGLVGLYDGDELVDLVSKGEIFGLLSAIHHSPSYYEARALEDTICYLIDAEAFEKVYRSHSAFASFFTTFIERRFRSFAQLAREQESLRDGATAVLVETVVSKSPVTCAPDQSVGEAVGIMDAHGVGSVVVTEGGRPLGILTNRDMRRVLLQGNRNSAVKDFMSAPVITVDRRASVLEAYTTLLRTGIDHLVVTDQDRVHGVITSKDVLAQLEPSSSILALYRKILKAVDLEELKSAFHAIRVAVSEMALKGSHFDQLSRMITSVYDTVVVRVIQRHIPQKDVQDFVWVHVGSSGRKEQIFTTDQDSAIICAAAGPCVNVTEDITRTLEQIGIPRCPADYMASNPRWHLSLDAWKEHFRRWFAEPIPDHVRYLTVFLDLRAVYGNGEMLAQLIEAIQESVTNQAVRFLAYDAALHEPPIGIFGIKHRDRDMDIKRYGLYPIANGVRVMIVANRMLRITNTRERIEALRDAGVMGKETAGDLLEAYAFLQDLRLRHQARAKKHGSPETNLIRPEHLDKMDLLVLKESLKVVASFQKNLKALYGVDRGL
- a CDS encoding 3'-5' exonuclease: MLLTEATFVSVDLETTGLDVRHDDIIAVALVPMEGLKIRVRYAYYTLVKPRTYRLKTMKVHGIAQDALQHAPAFEEIAEELIDRCDGFLLGHCVHIDYQFLRRAFKEVGLSFKRELVDIAEVEKWIGQKTSHRPSCDELSLDALISRYGLREHYRHHALADAFFAAQIFQIQMTRHGVLHLEQLLDQIKNLKVCDTPFLV
- a CDS encoding transporter substrate-binding domain-containing protein produces the protein MKRWSMVVGLVVVFVGAMAWHGWTADIELAKKSTLEEILKRGELRVGFEAGYMPFEMTDKKGNFVGFDIDMAKEMAKAMGVKFVPVNTAWDGIIPSLITGKFDIIMSGMTVTQERNLKVNFADPYIIVGQTILLNKRHEGSVASYKDLNDPKYIVTSKLGTTGEQAVKRLIPKCTYKSFETETEAALEVVNGKADAFVYDLPFCVVFLAQQGAGKLVFLDKPFTYEPLAWAINKGDPDFLNWLNNFLRQVKNDGRYDQIYNKWIKSTEWIQDVAQ
- a CDS encoding amino acid ABC transporter permease (The N-terminal region of this protein, as described by TIGR01726, is a three transmembrane segment that identifies a subfamily of ABC transporter permease subunits, which specificities that include histidine, arginine, glutamine, glutamate, L-cystine (sic), the opines (in Agrobacterium) octopine and nopaline, etc.) translates to MARVSQNMTRVAYAFWVMVFFVMVFGLVGILYYATQKVDYVWRWYRVPQYFYYKEKIEVRSEIQGRVEEIASTGDTARLRVAGDGESAQYTVPVQGLRVDAGDTVYPGDVLGVFHRWKVGILLQGLWLTLKVSLISILLGTLIGLVVGLARISANPALRWSAVTYVEIIRGSPLLVQIFIWYFVLGTVINTLLAKNGLEQLPPIWYGVASLAFFCGAYVAEIVRAGIQSIHRGQMEAARSLGMSYPQAMRHVILPQALRRILPPLAGQFISLIKDSSLLGIIAIRELTKATREVVTTSLQPFELWFMCALLYLVMTFGLSMFVQYLERRTAVS
- a CDS encoding amino acid ABC transporter ATP-binding protein, which gives rise to MITVDNVSKTFHVPHEVKALRNVSCQVTKGEVVVIIGPSGSGKSTLLRCLNRLEHADTGHIYIDGVDILDRKTNINKVRAEVGMVFQSFNLFPHKTVLENVTLAQMVVRKRSQKDAVSKAMALLQKVGIPDKASVYPDRLSGGQQQRVAIARALAMDPKIMLFDEPTSALDPEMIGEVLDVMKTLAREGMTMVVVTHEMGFAREVADRVLFMDQGCIVEEGTPEHFFTNPTHQRTKLFLSQIL
- a CDS encoding universal stress protein; its protein translation is MEKHLLITVSDEMSHLCGVRFVANFFKQKKAFRLTLLYVASTQPTGDWKADRPRSKAKIPAETQARGQKALDRSAEILMEAGFDEAQIQSKLIPKEMETVKEIVMEARRGCYDAVVLGRRGYAAFAGVFSTSVSTEVLRQPLPCPLWICRNPGSEHERVVLCVDDAEASMRITDHVGFMLRDEEHRVCLFHVITDRAQQTRDIIDKATKVLEDNGVASQRIDRKIMVSQNVAEAIMDDHRESPASVIAMGHEHEGSHGFFGGIFSSSVCSGVLKRFENGALWISK
- a CDS encoding uroporphyrinogen decarboxylase/cobalamine-independent methonine synthase family protein, producing MPIPGNLLTTAMAVMPHRDVERALHVALSLDIPFWPQLPLLNYYEDMYVQASEHFPGIVLNLENRTLRFSTEKFIEELPDVLSRFDDLSLFDISPEYSAVYHQFLQMDFSDRPAIRGQLEGPVSFGFNVQDEAERPILFNDTVRPFLFEFMAQRVNVQLRRLKTLHPNAFMFVDEPGLQFIFSALSGYNHLSARSDMEAFFAMIERPRGIHLCGNPDWDFLLNLDLDVLSLDMYSNGEIFVSYSGAIRRFLDRGGILIWGMVPTNVEPFEAESVESLESRLLGLWNQLAQKGIDRDALVARSLLSPATCCLVNPDGTQTVEKAFEATRTLSQRLRERFRLA